A stretch of DNA from Triticum dicoccoides isolate Atlit2015 ecotype Zavitan chromosome 2A, WEW_v2.0, whole genome shotgun sequence:
gatgagcaggactcttttgaggctagctaccgatttcaggatggacaataggatagttccatgggacgaactcaccggtagtgacaccataatgaatgagttggctcaccaattacgtaggtctgggtggcctgaaaggacctatgaggaggtacgtaaagaacttcttaggttgcatgcaaggtggaagaatgtagtggagccgaagagtgaaactttcagaaggactgcagaaatgcatccatttttatggactgaggagagcgaggatgaagatgatatcttcatgccgccgctttcgggtgctgcatcatcacagggcaagagttctgcatcgtcaaaGGGCAAGAGTACTGCATCCACGAagagcaagagttctgcatcgtccaagggtaagagttctacatcctcgaagggcaagagttctgcatcgatggaggatgacgatgatgtctTCATGTAGTTTTATTCCAGTTCTACCGTTTAATTCggatgtacttgcattattagtttgtactctgttattgtagggcattatgttctatcttaaatttattttgtagttgttgcacgatgttcgatattagtggagggaaagaaaatgCCACTACTTTATTCTTAAACTATATTTTTTTCCATTACGACACGGCacaactgaaaataagatacatTGTAGGAATATACCTACATTTAACTCCTGAAATAAAGCTACATTAAAGTGCAGAAATAAAGATACAAATGATTGCGGAATTTTAAATACTACCACAGGAATCTACTGAGTCCAGCgtggatattttccttttccatcgccAGCTTCTTCTGTTGCCTTAGCCTGAcgagccctttctttctttctctgcctctctgcctcacgagcctcctttcgctgtcgttcctgctcctccatgcgacgagcctcttccctgtttttctttcccatttcctcaaaaaaacggtgttgctccgcatagtattcttttaactctctctcttgctctgctttctgctcagcttccgccttctcgcgtcgctcttccgcaaataaactattccacgcacggcgacttctttcacgaatctcagtcactgcccaagccggcttctccgtgtcaatccaatgatagtacatgcacagaggcggaggagactacaacaacaaacaagaatgttactaaagaatcaatgaaaataccaacaatatctatttgtgatggttaaagcataccggaggcttgtcgtactctgaaatagctacggcaggatcttcctcataattggcgcacatgaaaaacttcatgcccaaccaatctgaaaaatccgtcacctccttcaccttgcaaagatcGCCACACCAACATCGCAGGACTGCCACCCCAGGAGGCAAACTTGCGTTCTTCATTTTCCTCGGCCTAATGCTTTGATCCGAGCAAGGCAAACTCATACCGACTGAAAAAAAATGTGTTATACACTTTGCGCAGTGGCGATTTCAAGGATGGCTGGACGAGAGCCTCGGTGTCTCCTTTTATAAGCCCAGACGATAAATAATGGCGAGAAAATTAAGCAGTAAATTTtaggatccctgtagtgtcggcacaaTAGCTTCCCGCAGTATTGGATTCCCGCAGCGAGTGACTGATGCCGTCGCATCCACTCAAGCAATAGCCAGACTGATTCTTGGGCGAAAGAAGCATCAGCGTGCATTTTCCCGCTCGTGGGAATCACCGCCGTCAGGTCGCTGTTGCACACGGGAATCAGCGCCATCTGCAATAGGAAAATGCGTCGGGCGTGAAGAAAGATGCCGCCTCCTCCGGTGGCGGCCTGGCCCACGCCTCGGCCCGCGCGCAGCTGAGGCTGTCGGACGGGGAGCGACAGCGGCAGAGCTCGCCGCCTCACCTAGTGGCGGCCGGGCCCGCCTCTCCTGGCCCGTTCCGTCACAGCTACTGCACGGTGGGAGAACCCGTTGTGCACCGCGCGGCCGCCTCCTGCGGTGGCGGCGGGGCCCGCCGCCTCACctagtggcggcaggtgccacgtgtcgcctgccgcacCTGCCGCCACTAGTCAGGGGGTCCTTTTTGACGTTTTTATCTGCAGATAGTCCTTTTTGACAATAGCGTTCGGcagggggtccttttggacaaaaaatcgGCCCGGTCCATATTTAGCCCATCCTCGACACCACTCTCTCGTGTTTCTTGTTTCTTCCCCAGCTGGTTCACCACCCAACGGTCCCAACCTCCACCGCTCCCCACTCCACTCCACTCGATCCCCACGCACGCACTCAGGAAGGATAGCTCCCCGCACCCCACCCCCAGAGCCGAGGAAGAGAACCCAACACGAGAATCCCAAGAGGAGAGCTCCTATCCCCGACCAGGAGCAGAGCGGGCGATGTCAGTTCAGGACCCATCCCCCATGCCCCTCCCCGCCGCGGCGCGACCCAAGCGCACGTCCTCCGCGCCGATCCGGCCCTCCGACTACGCGCACAGCCCGGCGCACCACTGCGTCGCGCTGCGGGACGCCGCCGGCCTCTCCGCCATCCTCGCCGGCCTCCCGCCCCTCGCCCACCCCTCCCGCATCctctccgccgccgacgccgcgcGCGAGGCCCGCCTCTCGGCCTCCGTCTCCGCCGCGCTCGACCGCCGCGACGTGCCAGGTGGGGACACCGCGCTCCACCTCGCCGTGCGCCTCAGGCTCCCCTCCCTCGCCTccgcgctcgccgccgccggcgccgaccCCACGCTCCAGAACCACGCCGGGTGGACGCCGCTCCAGGAGGCGCTCTGCCTGGGGTGCAAGGACATCGCGGCCCTCCTCCTCCGCGCCCACCGGCTGGCGGCCTGGGCCAAGCTCCGCCGCCGGGCGCCCGCGCTCTCCGCCGCGCTGCGCCGGGTCCAGGACTTCTACCTCGAGGTGGATTTCCACTTCGAGAGCTCCGTCGTGCCGCTCCTCTCGCGAGCCGCGCCGTCGGACACTTACCGGATATGGAAGCGCGGCGCCAACCTGCGTGCGGACACCACCCTCGCCGGCTTCGACGGCCTCCGCATTCGGCGGGCTGACCACTCTTTCCTCTTTTTCGGGGAGGAGACTGAGGCCGGCGGCCGCCGCCTCCCCCCGGGATCGCTCCTtgtgctccaccgcggcaagcgcgAGGTGCATGAcgcgttcgccgccgccgccgccgccggggacgAGGATGCGGCCACCTCCGACGCGGCCGCCTACCGGCCGGGGCTCAACATCACCTCCGCGAGGCTCGTTCCGAGGACCACGTGGCTGCGCAAGGAGAAGACGGAGAGCGTTGGGGAGTGGAAGGCGCGGGTGTTCGACGTCCACAACGTCGTCTTCTCCTTCCGCACGCTCAAGGCAGCCAGCACCGGTCGCAAGGATTTGACCTTCGAGCTTGCCGGAGAAGACGACGAGGAGTTCTTGCCGCTGGAGATCCGGGATGACGACGAGGACGGCGATTTCTTAGTCGCCGACATCCCCCCGCCCCCGCCACGGCGCAGCTGCTACGTGCCTGGCCGGCGCAGCGTGGCAGGACCACCCTCGCATATGGGGACGCCGCAGAGGAGGAGGAACAGCGTGGACGTGCCGCGACGGCTGCCAACCTGTGCATCGGTGGGCCGCGGCGAGGATGGCGTGTTCAGCCGGAACGCGACGACCGGGGGAGCCAAgtggaaggaggaggagacggTGAAGACACTGCGGCCCACCGTGTGGCTCACAGAGGACTTCCCGCTGAGCGTCGACGAGTTCTTGCCCCTGCTGGACATCTTGGCTACCCGTGTGCGCGCCGTCCGCCGCCTCCGTGAGCTGCTCACCACCAAGTTCCCGACTGGGACATTCCCTGTGAAGGTAACGTTCAGTCTACTTTGCTGCTCCAGCGGCAGGCAACCCAAGTTCTGGTACTACTGTTTCTTCGCAAACAACTTGCTCAGTTTTACTGGTTGTGCAAATTTGACAAGAATTTATAAGTCCTTTGTAGCAATTTAACATGGTGAAGGAGCAATTTCAACACTTAGAAGTTATCTGAATCAAGCAAAATAATTAATGAATGATCTGCTATTGGGACTATCTAGCTGTTTGTAGCATCAAGAACAGCAACTAGGGGCAGCATATGCAGTGAAAGCTCGACAGTTTGTAGGGAAACAATTTATAAGTTCAGATGCTCATCTGCATGGTGCATTGCCCTGGAGCAGGCAATTTCCAGGTTTGATCAATGGGGAGTTCAGTAGTAGATGCACTATTAAAGTAGATGCACTACCACTTCCCCAAATATCCTTTTGCTCCATTAGCGTGTTCTGAAGACTATGCATCATCTTGCTTCTGAAGAATGTATTGCTCGAAACACACAATGGATTCGGTGCGCTGCCTATGGCAATAGTCATAAGAATTAGTTGGATGCAGCTATGGACTAGAGATGGTGTAATTCAGTTTGGCTAACTGATGATTCTCGGTTGCGATTCAGTGCTAATTCATGACTCTGTTGTTGATGCAGGTTGCGATCCCTGTTGTTCCGACTGTGAGGGTAGTCATCACCTTCAACAAGTTTGTTCCCCTGGTAGAGCCAGAGGAGTTCTTCACGCCGATGTCGAGCCCCAGCCTGCTGGCGAGCCCAGGTCCGGGGTCCATCATGCCTAAGCCAGACACCCACAAGAGCTCGTATCTGAGGTGGATATCCAAGAACTCGAGAGCAAAGCCAGTGAACCTGTCGCAGGTCGCGGACAACACCGACCCCTTCACCATCCCCAGCGACTACACCTGGGTAAACCTGGGTTCCACCAAGACCCAGGACAAGAAGTCATCCAAGACCAGTAAAAAGGGCAAGAGCAAAGAGACCTGACTAAACTAACTAGCGGTGTCATCCTCTGGTCTCGATTTAGTGGGGAGCTAATACACCATGACCCAGAACCTGTAATTACCGAGCATCTGGGAGAAGCCCTGGGTTAGGGTTTAGGATGATTTAGGGTCGTGACAAAGAACTGCGGTGAGTTGGAAACAGCTAGTGTGGAACCTCTTATGTTTTAGCTCTTGTTGATTGACCGTTCTTCTTCAGCAACGTTGTTGTACTTGTACACATTGGGCAGCGCCAAATTGCACAAGCTGCTCTTGCTGCCTACAACAAGGATCTCTTGTGTTTTTTTTATATAATATCTACTGCACATTTCCATTATTTGTGTATGTTTCAGTTCTTCTGTGTACTAGTACGTCTGTTGTGTTTGAGAATTTGGAGTGATCTCCTTCCTGCATCCCCAAGCACAATGTGGGATCCAGGATCCTTTTCCCCTGGAAAGCAAAATGATGGACGAATGGTCGTTGCGTGTTCGGTTCGTGGATCGATGAGTTCAATGGATCTTTTTTCTCTTTCTGGTGCGGATGAATATGATGGCTGCGGCTTCTGCAAAAGATGTGTTAGCGTGGTGTGTGTCCGTGCTTTGTAGGGCAGAATCATTGGCCTGATGCATGCTTTACCAGAGAGATGGCTGGCACACACATTCCTTCCTGTTTCAGCTATGTACAAACGAGGAAATATAAGGTACAATGCATGCTCCAACTTTGATAAAACAAATTGTAA
This window harbors:
- the LOC119354333 gene encoding ankyrin repeat domain-containing protein 13C-like, translating into MSVQDPSPMPLPAAARPKRTSSAPIRPSDYAHSPAHHCVALRDAAGLSAILAGLPPLAHPSRILSAADAAREARLSASVSAALDRRDVPGGDTALHLAVRLRLPSLASALAAAGADPTLQNHAGWTPLQEALCLGCKDIAALLLRAHRLAAWAKLRRRAPALSAALRRVQDFYLEVDFHFESSVVPLLSRAAPSDTYRIWKRGANLRADTTLAGFDGLRIRRADHSFLFFGEETEAGGRRLPPGSLLVLHRGKREVHDAFAAAAAAGDEDAATSDAAAYRPGLNITSARLVPRTTWLRKEKTESVGEWKARVFDVHNVVFSFRTLKAASTGRKDLTFELAGEDDEEFLPLEIRDDDEDGDFLVADIPPPPPRRSCYVPGRRSVAGPPSHMGTPQRRRNSVDVPRRLPTCASVGRGEDGVFSRNATTGGAKWKEEETVKTLRPTVWLTEDFPLSVDEFLPLLDILATRVRAVRRLRELLTTKFPTGTFPVKVAIPVVPTVRVVITFNKFVPLVEPEEFFTPMSSPSLLASPGPGSIMPKPDTHKSSYLRWISKNSRAKPVNLSQVADNTDPFTIPSDYTWVNLGSTKTQDKKSSKTSKKGKSKET